A genome region from Thermomicrobiales bacterium includes the following:
- a CDS encoding cyclic-di-AMP receptor has translation MKLVFAVVQGKDADNLRSALLDGGYRTTQINSAGGFLRESNATFLVGVDDEYVADVLSIIKRTCYTRTQYVNPLMPIMEPGEFYVPTPVEVQVGGATVFICNVNRYERIIP, from the coding sequence ATGAAGCTGGTGTTCGCCGTCGTTCAGGGAAAAGACGCAGACAACCTGCGATCCGCATTGCTGGATGGTGGCTACCGGACAACACAGATCAACAGCGCTGGTGGCTTCCTGCGCGAAAGCAACGCAACTTTTCTCGTCGGCGTGGATGACGAGTACGTTGCCGATGTGCTCAGCATCATCAAGCGCACCTGCTACACGCGAACACAGTACGTCAATCCGCTCATGCCGATTATGGAGCCGGGCGAGTTTTACGTGCCAACGCCGGTTGAGGTCCAGGTTGGCGGGGCAACCGTCTTTATCTGCAACGTCAACCGCTACGAGCGCATCATTCCATAG
- a CDS encoding PH domain-containing protein — translation MSYIDDLLGKNETIELVAHRHVVFMVLRVLPLALLCIAAWVAAISVQMYVDQLSPWLALAIVVASLVPLAMAVYRFFVWHKEQYVVTNYRILQAEGILNKRTFDSALEKVNDVLMRQSVIGRVFDYGDIEIITGSEVGVNQLTGIADPFAFKRALLNAKLEFHDPGDAPRRSFVEDQSHLLAALTDLRNSGIISEDEFAERRTQILSSQPRS, via the coding sequence ATGTCCTATATTGATGACCTTCTGGGTAAGAACGAGACGATTGAGCTCGTGGCACATCGCCACGTTGTCTTCATGGTGCTCCGTGTGCTTCCGCTCGCTCTGCTTTGCATCGCCGCCTGGGTCGCGGCCATCAGCGTGCAGATGTACGTTGATCAGCTCTCGCCGTGGCTGGCGTTGGCCATTGTCGTCGCCTCACTCGTACCGCTCGCGATGGCCGTCTATCGCTTTTTCGTCTGGCACAAAGAGCAGTACGTGGTCACGAACTACCGCATCCTCCAGGCGGAGGGCATTCTGAATAAGCGAACGTTCGACTCGGCGTTGGAGAAGGTCAACGACGTGCTGATGCGCCAGTCGGTAATCGGTCGCGTGTTTGACTACGGGGACATCGAGATCATCACTGGGTCAGAGGTCGGAGTTAACCAGCTCACTGGCATTGCCGATCCGTTTGCGTTCAAGCGCGCGCTACTGAATGCCAAGCTCGAGTTCCACGATCCCGGCGACGCGCCACGCCGCTCGTTCGTCGAAGACCAGAGCCATCTGTTGGCCGCACTCACCGATCTACGCAACTCCGGCATCATTTCGGAAGACGAATTTGCCGAGCGGCGAACCCAGATTCTGAGCAGCCAACCGCGTAGCTGA
- a CDS encoding zinc ribbon domain-containing protein, with the protein MEALVARIVQMFLALSGAYAIALWFALIVWTYRDITTRSENAATQIFSTLVVVLFWVPGAVIYLLLRPKETLDEAFQRSVEDEYLLQDLDDVHTCPNCSRSIRDDFVFCPHCRTVLRTECPSCRKPVDVRWDICPYCAFDLVEAMPDDEDDRQQTSRFRGVGTQGSLQAIDGFRADGNVSQPAPKPRDATQVDPSPQDISSRGARAPGSAPRRVESDN; encoded by the coding sequence TTGGAAGCGTTGGTTGCCCGCATAGTCCAGATGTTTCTCGCGCTCTCCGGCGCGTACGCTATTGCTCTCTGGTTCGCACTGATTGTCTGGACCTATCGAGACATCACGACGCGCAGCGAGAACGCCGCGACCCAGATCTTTTCAACACTCGTCGTCGTGCTGTTCTGGGTGCCCGGAGCGGTGATCTACCTGTTGCTTCGTCCGAAGGAGACGTTGGACGAAGCGTTTCAGCGTTCGGTGGAAGACGAGTATCTCCTCCAGGATCTTGATGACGTCCATACCTGCCCGAACTGCAGTCGATCGATCCGCGACGACTTCGTGTTCTGCCCGCATTGTCGAACCGTGCTGCGGACCGAATGCCCCTCGTGCCGCAAGCCGGTTGATGTTCGTTGGGACATCTGCCCCTACTGCGCGTTTGACCTCGTTGAAGCAATGCCAGACGATGAAGACGATCGGCAGCAGACTTCACGGTTTCGCGGGGTCGGCACTCAGGGTTCGTTGCAAGCGATTGACGGCTTTCGCGCCGATGGCAACGTTTCTCAGCCAGCACCGAAACCCCGCGATGCGACTCAAGTAGACCCCTCGCCGCAAGACATCAGTTCCCGCGGCGCACGTGCCCCAGGCTCGGCACCGCGCCGGGTCGAATCAGATAATTGA
- a CDS encoding isochorismatase family protein yields the protein MNHGMPLADRSAPFLNAVESWLLSLPEGSLEEIIDTAGGPDRVAIVSVDLIVGFCHSGALSSPRVAGLLGPVADLMMAAHDVGITSIVLTQDTHRPDAEEFASYPPHCIAGTEESQTAPELVDLPMADSFAIVEKNSIASLTAPGWPEWEAEHGPFHTWIIVGDCTDLCVYQAAMALKLRSLAEHRGERVIIPENCVQTYDLPVDAAKEIGAQPHDGDLLHAVFLHSMALNGVEVVAKVS from the coding sequence GTGAACCACGGAATGCCGCTTGCCGATCGGTCAGCCCCGTTTCTGAACGCTGTTGAGAGCTGGCTGTTGTCGCTTCCAGAAGGCTCGCTCGAAGAGATCATCGACACCGCCGGCGGTCCAGATCGTGTTGCCATCGTGTCGGTCGATCTCATCGTCGGCTTCTGCCACTCCGGTGCCCTCTCAAGTCCACGCGTCGCAGGATTGCTCGGCCCGGTCGCTGACCTGATGATGGCGGCGCACGATGTCGGTATCACCTCTATCGTCCTCACCCAGGATACCCACCGTCCCGATGCCGAAGAATTCGCCAGTTACCCGCCGCACTGCATCGCGGGTACTGAGGAATCGCAAACTGCTCCGGAGCTGGTCGACCTGCCCATGGCAGACTCGTTCGCAATCGTTGAGAAGAACAGCATCGCCAGCCTGACTGCGCCCGGTTGGCCGGAATGGGAAGCGGAGCATGGCCCGTTCCACACCTGGATCATCGTTGGCGATTGCACGGACCTCTGCGTCTATCAGGCAGCGATGGCACTGAAGCTTCGCAGCCTCGCCGAGCATCGCGGCGAGCGCGTCATCATTCCGGAAAACTGCGTGCAGACCTATGATCTTCCGGTCGATGCCGCGAAGGAGATCGGCGCGCAGCCGCACGATGGCGATCTGCTCCACGCGGTCTTCCTGCATTCGATGGCGCTGAACGGCGTCGAAGTCGTTGCGAAGGTGTCCTGA
- a CDS encoding uracil-DNA glycosylase: MAVIEEQIRILDEVAAMVRTCTRCELCRGRTNAVPGQGAADAEIMFIGEAPGYNEDKQGLPFIGAAGKFLNELLESINLSRETVFITNVVKCRPPGNRDPLPDEIEACYPYLERQIETIDPMVIVTLGRYSMSRWFPNERISRIHGQPKRVGERVIVPMYHPAAALHQGSLRATILADFERLPMYVAKAKEDRDKIESSPPPVNQARLF; the protein is encoded by the coding sequence ATGGCAGTTATCGAAGAGCAGATCAGGATTCTCGATGAAGTCGCAGCAATGGTGCGGACCTGTACGCGCTGTGAGTTATGTAGGGGGCGTACGAACGCGGTTCCCGGCCAAGGCGCTGCTGACGCCGAGATCATGTTCATCGGCGAAGCGCCGGGATATAACGAAGACAAACAGGGACTCCCGTTTATCGGCGCTGCTGGAAAGTTCCTGAATGAGCTGCTTGAATCGATCAATCTCAGCCGGGAAACTGTCTTCATTACCAATGTCGTGAAGTGCCGCCCGCCGGGCAATCGCGACCCGCTACCGGATGAGATCGAAGCTTGCTATCCGTATCTGGAGCGGCAGATCGAGACGATCGATCCGATGGTGATCGTTACGCTCGGTCGCTATTCGATGTCGCGCTGGTTCCCGAACGAGCGCATCTCGCGTATTCACGGCCAGCCGAAGCGAGTCGGTGAGCGGGTGATCGTGCCGATGTACCACCCAGCCGCCGCACTGCACCAGGGTTCGCTGCGTGCCACGATCCTCGCTGACTTCGAGCGACTGCCGATGTATGTGGCGAAGGCGAAGGAAGATCGCGACAAGATCGAAAGCTCCCCGCCGCCCGTCAATCAGGCGCGATTATTCTGA
- a CDS encoding AAA family ATPase, whose amino-acid sequence MTTPDTSAVVEERAVPEMQEIAIRDNLDDLLVALPDRIADQTRAVIAQRPDDGLIEIVLDLGRRPEARFQHGSEFLREDEITREDLAGVTARIGSFGEDNRAGIERTLHRISAIRNRSGAIVGLTCRVGRAVYGTIGIISDLVESGESILLLGRPGVGKTTMLREVARVLADDLEKRVVIVDTSNEIAGDGDIPHPSIGRARRMQVPTPAMQHHVMIEAVENHMPEVVVIDEIGTEQRRTAARTIAERGVQLIGTAHGNRSKT is encoded by the coding sequence TTGACTACACCTGACACGAGTGCAGTGGTCGAAGAACGTGCCGTGCCCGAGATGCAGGAGATTGCGATTAGAGACAATCTCGATGATCTGCTGGTGGCGCTTCCAGATCGTATCGCCGATCAAACACGCGCCGTCATTGCGCAGCGGCCCGACGATGGCCTGATCGAGATCGTGCTCGACCTTGGTCGGCGGCCAGAGGCGCGATTCCAGCATGGGAGCGAGTTCCTGCGCGAGGATGAGATCACACGCGAAGATCTTGCCGGCGTTACCGCGCGCATCGGTAGCTTTGGCGAAGACAATCGAGCCGGCATCGAGCGCACGCTGCATCGCATCTCGGCGATTCGCAACCGGAGCGGCGCAATCGTTGGCCTGACTTGCCGCGTCGGACGCGCCGTATACGGGACTATCGGGATCATCAGCGACCTTGTCGAGTCCGGCGAGAGCATTCTGCTCCTGGGCCGTCCCGGCGTCGGCAAGACAACGATGCTGCGTGAGGTTGCCCGCGTGCTTGCCGATGATCTGGAGAAGCGCGTCGTCATCGTCGACACCAGCAACGAGATCGCCGGAGATGGCGACATCCCACATCCTTCGATTGGCCGTGCACGTCGCATGCAGGTTCCGACTCCAGCCATGCAGCATCACGTCATGATCGAAGCCGTCGAGAATCACATGCCTGAGGTCGTTGTGATTGACGAAATCGGGACTGAGCAGAGGCGTACCGCAGCGCGCACCATCGCTGAGCGCGGCGTCCAGCTGATCGGGACGGCGCACGGTAACCGCTCGAAAACCTGA
- the recR gene encoding recombination mediator RecR: MRPTRITVEPVARLIDELGRLPGVGPKSASRMAYFLLRAPREQALALAEAVIEVKDRIVLCSRCFNITEQNPCSVCQDAARDQNLICVVEEPLDVLALDRTGEYRGLYHVLHGAISPVDGIGPDKLRIRELVERVEREHPTEVILATNPNIEGDATAMYIARQLAATGVTISRPASGLPVGGDLEYADEVTLGRALAGRRTL, from the coding sequence GTGCGCCCGACACGAATTACAGTTGAACCCGTCGCGCGGCTGATCGACGAGCTCGGTCGCTTGCCGGGTGTCGGCCCGAAGTCCGCCTCGCGAATGGCGTACTTCCTGCTCCGAGCGCCACGAGAGCAGGCCCTCGCACTCGCCGAAGCGGTGATCGAGGTCAAGGATCGCATCGTCCTCTGCTCGCGATGTTTCAACATCACCGAACAGAATCCGTGTTCGGTCTGCCAGGATGCAGCGCGCGACCAGAACCTGATCTGCGTCGTTGAGGAACCGCTCGATGTCCTGGCGCTGGATCGAACTGGCGAATACCGTGGGCTGTACCATGTGCTGCACGGCGCGATTTCACCGGTCGACGGCATCGGACCGGACAAGCTGCGTATCCGCGAGTTGGTTGAGCGCGTGGAGCGCGAACATCCGACTGAGGTCATTCTGGCAACGAATCCGAATATCGAAGGCGACGCAACGGCCATGTACATCGCTCGCCAGCTCGCCGCGACAGGTGTCACCATAAGCCGTCCCGCCAGCGGTTTGCCGGTTGGTGGAGACCTGGAATATGCCGACGAGGTTACGCTCGGTCGGGCACTCGCAGGACGCCGGACGCTATAG
- a CDS encoding DNA translocase FtsK — MAARASVKERKGDEVAASDRTSPGKIVEFKSRRSPSEKPETRRVPRIEVAPRLRDEILAFVVFTLAVLTALPIVGLAGGSVLSLAGDGFALLLGLASIIVPFGLAIVAVELWRAGDAAQRTRRIVGGVVTLVSIVGLLGLQNLEGKVESAGGYAGLGVARGLMAIVGEVGAALVLLSIGIVGVFLVTGYDTREIADSWRRIRPRRRVPMPVLDLPENATTAIDSVETETYPVSEPEPATEATPVRLEPVPPPKPVINRPKSEQVTRKDPPAKKDDDVVPARPGAWKLPSLELLKTYESTEPDGPELESKARRIESTLASFKVEASVREIFPGPAVTLFTLEPGAGVKVRRITELQNDLALALAATSLRIEAPVPGMARVGLEIPNGSISTVGLREVLESATFVKSKAKIPLPMGRDVNGRYIIGDLTRMPHMLIAGATGSGKSVCINGIIATFLLTKSPDDLKMIMIDPKMVELSGYEGIPHLKSPVITEMDKVVPALRAVLREMERRYQTFSRLGVRNIDGYELRRSTDPTLEKLPYLVVIIDELADLMMTTPDEVETLLVRLAQMARATGIHLLIATQRPSVDVLTGLIKANVPARIAFAVSSQTDSRVILDVPGAERLLGRGDMLFMPADVAKPHRVQGSYVDDQELQALVRHWVMLAPEMQYEEEWVQLPSESSDDASEDPLFEQALSIVKQQGSASASMLQRRLRIGYNRAARLIEAMEDEGYIGPADGSRGRTVLVSDDDWDDE, encoded by the coding sequence GTGGCAGCACGAGCAAGTGTCAAAGAACGGAAAGGGGACGAGGTCGCGGCGTCCGACCGCACCTCGCCGGGCAAGATCGTGGAATTCAAATCCAGACGATCCCCGTCCGAAAAGCCCGAGACTCGGCGAGTGCCGCGAATCGAAGTTGCACCTCGGTTGCGTGATGAGATTCTGGCGTTCGTCGTCTTCACGCTTGCCGTCCTGACAGCGCTTCCGATTGTTGGTCTCGCCGGTGGGAGCGTTCTGTCGCTGGCCGGCGACGGATTCGCATTGCTGCTCGGTCTCGCTTCGATTATCGTGCCATTTGGCCTGGCGATCGTGGCCGTCGAGCTCTGGCGCGCAGGCGATGCGGCGCAGCGAACGCGCCGCATCGTTGGCGGAGTCGTCACACTTGTTTCCATCGTCGGACTGCTAGGGCTCCAGAATCTCGAAGGCAAGGTCGAGTCCGCCGGTGGGTATGCCGGCCTCGGTGTTGCCAGGGGGCTGATGGCGATTGTCGGCGAGGTTGGTGCGGCGCTTGTCTTGCTGTCGATAGGCATCGTCGGCGTCTTCCTCGTTACCGGATACGACACCCGCGAAATTGCTGATTCCTGGCGCAGAATCCGCCCTCGGCGGCGTGTGCCGATGCCTGTACTCGATCTGCCCGAGAACGCGACAACGGCGATCGATTCCGTTGAAACCGAAACCTATCCGGTATCCGAGCCGGAACCAGCGACCGAAGCGACTCCGGTTCGCCTCGAACCAGTGCCACCGCCAAAGCCAGTCATCAATCGCCCGAAGTCCGAACAGGTAACCCGAAAGGACCCGCCTGCGAAGAAGGACGACGATGTGGTCCCGGCACGGCCCGGAGCCTGGAAGCTTCCGTCGCTTGAGCTGCTGAAGACGTATGAGAGCACCGAGCCGGATGGGCCTGAGCTTGAATCCAAGGCGCGACGGATCGAATCGACGCTGGCGTCGTTCAAGGTCGAGGCGTCTGTTCGCGAGATCTTTCCGGGGCCGGCAGTCACGCTCTTCACGCTGGAGCCGGGTGCTGGCGTGAAGGTGCGACGGATCACCGAGCTGCAGAACGACCTCGCGCTCGCGCTGGCAGCGACGTCATTGCGCATCGAAGCGCCTGTGCCGGGAATGGCTCGCGTGGGTCTGGAGATCCCGAACGGCAGTATCTCTACGGTTGGCCTGCGCGAGGTCCTTGAGTCGGCAACGTTCGTGAAGAGCAAGGCCAAAATTCCTCTGCCAATGGGTCGCGATGTCAACGGACGCTACATCATCGGTGACCTGACGCGAATGCCGCACATGCTCATCGCTGGTGCGACCGGGTCGGGCAAGAGTGTTTGCATCAACGGGATCATCGCCACGTTCCTGCTGACCAAGTCGCCGGACGATCTCAAGATGATCATGATCGATCCGAAGATGGTCGAGCTATCGGGCTATGAAGGTATCCCGCACCTCAAGTCGCCGGTCATCACGGAGATGGACAAGGTCGTTCCCGCGCTGCGGGCGGTGTTGAGGGAGATGGAGCGGCGCTACCAGACCTTCTCACGCCTGGGCGTTCGCAACATCGACGGCTACGAGTTGCGTCGCTCGACCGACCCAACGCTCGAGAAGCTGCCGTACCTGGTCGTCATCATCGACGAGCTGGCAGATTTGATGATGACCACGCCGGACGAGGTCGAGACGCTGCTCGTTCGCCTCGCGCAGATGGCACGGGCAACTGGCATCCACCTGCTGATTGCGACGCAGCGACCGTCGGTCGATGTCCTGACAGGGCTTATCAAGGCCAACGTGCCGGCACGGATCGCCTTTGCGGTTTCGTCGCAGACCGACAGCCGCGTGATCCTTGATGTGCCCGGCGCGGAACGCCTGCTCGGACGCGGCGACATGCTGTTCATGCCGGCCGATGTGGCCAAACCACACCGCGTGCAGGGTTCCTACGTTGACGATCAGGAGCTGCAAGCGCTCGTGAGGCACTGGGTGATGCTGGCACCTGAGATGCAGTATGAGGAAGAGTGGGTGCAGCTTCCATCCGAGAGTTCAGACGATGCAAGCGAAGACCCGCTGTTTGAGCAGGCGCTCTCGATCGTGAAGCAGCAGGGCTCTGCTTCGGCATCCATGCTCCAACGAAGGCTGCGAATTGGCTACAACCGGGCCGCGCGTCTGATTGAGGCGATGGAAGATGAAGGCTACATAGGACCCGCCGATGGCTCTCGCGGTCGCACCGTCCTCGTGTCAGACGACGATTGGGATGATGAATAG
- the recO gene encoding DNA repair protein RecO: MSADASDQSPVSPPERNRQRLYSVRGIILRRRDLGEADRIVTVMTAEQGKLRVVAKGSRRTTSKLAGHLEPFCATRLLIARTRGLDIVSQAESIETFQALRLKEACIATAGYLAELVDALVPEDEQHEEVYELLFAAFRLIDEGRDPQLVSYIAEVGFLRVLGYRPELEQCIECERVIEPETNGFSVEGGILCPSCARLHPEAQPISVNALKMLRMIDRGDVQRVLTLKIPADLRREVDDHLARYIARRVGRESGARRVLSELRLE, translated from the coding sequence ATGAGCGCAGACGCCTCAGATCAATCTCCCGTCTCACCGCCGGAACGGAATCGCCAGCGCCTGTACTCAGTGCGCGGGATCATTCTGCGCCGCCGCGATCTGGGCGAGGCCGACCGCATCGTCACGGTCATGACCGCCGAGCAAGGCAAGTTGCGGGTCGTGGCAAAGGGGTCGCGGCGGACGACCAGTAAGCTGGCCGGACACCTGGAGCCGTTCTGCGCTACCCGTCTGCTCATCGCACGCACTCGCGGTTTGGATATCGTTTCGCAGGCGGAGAGCATTGAGACGTTCCAGGCATTGCGCCTCAAAGAGGCGTGCATCGCGACGGCCGGATATCTGGCTGAACTCGTCGATGCCCTTGTGCCGGAAGACGAACAGCATGAAGAGGTCTATGAGCTGCTCTTCGCTGCGTTTCGGCTCATCGACGAAGGACGCGACCCGCAACTGGTCAGCTACATTGCGGAGGTTGGCTTCCTGCGCGTGCTTGGTTACCGACCCGAGCTGGAGCAGTGCATTGAGTGCGAGCGAGTCATCGAGCCCGAGACAAATGGCTTCAGCGTCGAAGGCGGGATCCTGTGCCCGTCCTGCGCTCGGCTCCACCCCGAAGCGCAGCCGATATCGGTCAACGCACTGAAGATGCTGCGGATGATCGATCGTGGCGATGTGCAACGGGTCCTGACGCTGAAGATCCCTGCCGACCTTCGTCGAGAGGTTGATGATCATCTTGCTCGCTATATTGCGCGCAGGGTTGGGCGGGAATCCGGTGCGCGGCGCGTGCTGTCCGAACTCCGGTTAGAATAG
- a CDS encoding NAD(+)/NADH kinase produces the protein MRKQIPPRTVAIVPARGKQNSHDLAPAIHTWLQERGHETIDEAAIRAGDHADALIALGGDGLMMRMAHSFPGTPLLGINFGKVGFLAMTEQSQWQEVLAEILDGDYEVQEGPTLGAHIVHDDETTDAGWAINDVVLRSGMQMVDVELYIDGRYVNTYPGDGMIVASPQGSTAYCMAAGGPILSAGVSGFAITPISPHSPIRSTLVVPEDSLIELVMCSDREAALILDGQITQSLSNGDLVSVTHSPHRFRLIMTEQMNFYSAFQSKFNYLIRPGAVPSLGHVRRGN, from the coding sequence ATGCGCAAGCAAATCCCGCCGCGAACCGTGGCGATTGTCCCGGCGCGCGGCAAGCAGAATTCGCACGACCTCGCGCCCGCCATTCACACCTGGCTGCAGGAGCGCGGGCACGAGACGATCGACGAAGCAGCCATCCGAGCCGGTGACCACGCGGACGCGCTGATTGCCCTTGGTGGCGACGGCCTGATGATGCGGATGGCGCACAGCTTCCCCGGCACGCCACTCCTTGGGATCAATTTCGGCAAGGTCGGCTTCCTCGCGATGACCGAGCAGTCGCAGTGGCAGGAAGTGCTGGCCGAGATTCTCGATGGCGACTACGAAGTGCAGGAGGGCCCAACGCTCGGCGCTCACATCGTCCACGACGATGAGACGACGGACGCAGGTTGGGCGATCAACGATGTTGTCCTTCGCAGCGGTATGCAGATGGTCGATGTCGAACTCTACATCGACGGACGTTACGTCAACACCTATCCCGGCGATGGCATGATTGTCGCTTCGCCGCAAGGCAGCACCGCCTACTGCATGGCCGCCGGCGGTCCGATCCTGTCGGCAGGCGTCAGCGGATTTGCCATCACGCCGATCTCGCCGCACTCGCCGATTCGGTCGACACTGGTTGTGCCGGAAGACAGTCTGATTGAGCTTGTGATGTGCAGTGATCGCGAGGCGGCGCTCATCCTCGATGGGCAGATTACACAGTCACTCTCGAACGGCGATCTCGTCAGTGTGACACACAGCCCGCACCGCTTCCGCCTGATCATGACCGAGCAAATGAACTTCTATTCGGCGTTCCAGAGCAAGTTCAATTATCTGATTCGACCCGGCGCGGTGCCGAGCCTGGGGCACGTGCGCCGCGGGAACTGA
- the tmk gene encoding dTMP kinase → MSLFVTFEGTEGSGKSTQIAMLADRLRERGYRVVQTREPGGTALGEAVRAIVLNGDLDIGAATEAYLMTAARAEHVERVIRPALADDAIVLSDRYVDSTIAYQGAGRGLPIDQLLAMQELAIGGLWPDLTLLLDLPVEAGLARRTTAGDANRIDRERVEFHQRVGEWFRAEAMRDTERWRVIDAQPATSIVHTEVFGLVMARLSLGQAAGV, encoded by the coding sequence TTGAGCCTGTTCGTCACATTCGAAGGCACTGAAGGTTCCGGCAAGTCGACGCAGATCGCGATGCTTGCAGATCGCTTGCGGGAGCGCGGATACCGCGTCGTGCAGACGCGCGAGCCTGGCGGAACGGCGCTTGGCGAGGCCGTGAGAGCGATTGTGCTGAACGGCGACCTGGACATCGGCGCGGCAACCGAGGCGTATCTGATGACCGCAGCGCGCGCCGAGCACGTCGAGCGTGTGATCCGACCGGCGCTGGCAGATGATGCGATTGTTCTGTCTGACCGCTACGTCGATTCGACAATCGCGTACCAGGGCGCTGGCAGAGGCTTGCCAATCGACCAGCTCCTTGCAATGCAGGAGTTGGCAATTGGCGGTTTGTGGCCTGACCTGACGTTGCTTCTGGACCTGCCGGTTGAAGCCGGGCTGGCGCGACGGACGACGGCAGGGGACGCGAATCGGATCGATCGCGAGCGCGTCGAATTTCATCAGCGCGTTGGTGAGTGGTTTCGAGCCGAGGCGATGCGAGATACTGAGCGCTGGCGGGTTATTGACGCGCAGCCAGCGACGTCGATCGTGCATACTGAGGTGTTCGGTCTCGTGATGGCGAGACTCTCTCTCGGCCAGGCGGCCGGTGTGTAA